The Oreochromis aureus strain Israel breed Guangdong linkage group 16, ZZ_aureus, whole genome shotgun sequence genome includes the window CGCATCGAGAGTCAGTTGTAGTGGTTGTTGATGTTGCTCAGACTGCTGATGTTGTTGACGCAGCCGATGTGGGACGGGGACACGGTGCCAAACGGGCCCGGAGGCTGGAGGTTGTGGCTGTGGTACAGAGCCGCTGGTGTGGACCCAGGCCAGTAGGAGAACCCCGAAGGCCCCACGCCAGGAGCCACGAGATTCAGTTTGGAAATCCCGGAGAAGGGGATCGGGGAGAAGTTGCCCTGAAATTTGTAGATGGCCTGCTCGGTGGTGGACGGCTGGCACACCTGCGCCAAGCCGTGGAAATCAAACTTGTAGGCGTATCTTTTGCCGTGAACTTTGGTCATGATGTTTTTGTCGTAGTAGTAGCGCAGCGCCCGGCTCAGCTTGTCATAGTTCATGTTGGGTTTGCTTTTGCGCTCCCCCCAGCGCCGAGCCACCTCGTCGGGGTCGATGAGCTTGAACTCTCCGTTGGTGCCCTCCCAGGCGATGCACGACATGTTGGTGCTGTCAGAGAGGAGCTCCAGCAGGAACTGCCAGAGCTGAATCTGCCCACTCCCTGAGtgtagaaagaaaagaaaatcacaacTGGTCCGGAAATAATCTGAAATAAACCCCGAAAACAGCAAggcaacaaaccaaaaacagcaaatttctctccaataaaaataaaaataaaatattataaatatatatatatatatatatatatatatatatatatatatatatatatatatatatatatatataaactggTCCCAAAATAACGGTTTACATAATTCAGCATTATCAGTTCATGAAAGATAATATTGTGAATATCAATCATATTGGAAAATTCAGGTATTAAATAATGTAAGACACGCAAAAGATACGCAGTTATTTTATTACATATAATTAAAGATAACTCCATCAtgacatcattttaaaaatctgtatttACTCCTCTAAAGCAGCTTAAATGGGTCTGGTTATATTTAGCTTCTCCAATGTTATTTTCtataacatatatttaaaaaacacgcTGCTCATAATCAtcagaaatttttaaaaaattaaaatatcttTGTAGGAAGTCCTGAGAGCAGTAAGACGGAATATTAGCATCCAACACAAGAAGTGACAAATTAATATTTGccgttgtttgtgttttgtttgttttttaatcataaaatgaacatgattttattttatttcgaAATGATCCCGGAGATACTTTGATAATTATCTGTttttgaggagaaaaaaacaataatgtgatggtattaaaaaaataaataactgaatacATTTCAGAACAGGCTGAATGATCTATTAAACCTAAAGACGCGACCAGGAAATACATGAAACGCAGAGTAAACGCATTTTAATCCTGATATTATTGTGAtatattttgatttaataacATTTATTATGATATTGTGATcattacttttttatttcataaactATTTTATGCATCCCACCCGTTTGCGATATAATTTGAGAGGTTTATGTGGCACTATTTgctaacattattattattattattattattattattattattattatatcatgttttatgttttcatatATGTTTGCGTTTGAAGACGCCCTCCATTAAAAATAAGTTAATTGCTAATTAGGAGCTGGACACTCCGCAGTGACGGTGTTTAGCGTCTCTGCGGACGAGGCTCTGAGTTTGTCCTCTTACCTTTTTGAACTCCTGTATTTATCGGAGCCCAGGATGTTCCTTTGCTTTCTTTCAACAGATTTTCTGTTGGATCTGTAATgaaaacagacacattttcaGCATCTTCATTCAGAAATTATGACAAGAGGATTTCTTGAACAGAGGATTTTTATCACTTGTACTtccaaatattatgatttaatatttatttagaaGAACAAAAATCTCTTCATGGTCAGATTTTTATAGGCATAATCTAGCAAGAAGCGCAATATGTCAAGAAAGTAGAAAAATGCATTGAAATGAAACGGAGGACTGAGATTACAGCTGCTCAAAAATGCTCtgatttttctaaaatgttgCAAAACTAGAGAGTGCaaggaaaaatacaaataaaacaaaataagctTTAAAAATTCCACAATCGAGCTTTAAAATCCTAATTGTATCCTGGTCCATTTGCAGTCTAATGCCTGGAGCATGTCGCCTTTGCGGTCTCCTCTGCTAGAAGCCAGGAAACGCGTCCAGGAAAAAGGATTTCCGATTTCCGACAAAAGAGCAGACGGGCTTTCAGATTGAAACGGCTGAACAATGCTCTGGCCTGGAAACGGAGCATCATCGCCGGCAGGACACCGACACCcggagaaaaatgtaaaaaatctcGATAGATACATATATAACGGGCTGTTTCTCTCATTCTTAATGGGACCAAATGACGAACCTGAGAGATACATGTTGAACATGAGGTTTCCTCCGCAGTCCTGTCTCATTGTGTTCACTTGTTCAGAAAGGGTTGGATTTCATTTCGTTGGTGGCGGAGGAAAAGATTTTTATTAAACTTTATCTCATAACTGTGATCTGGAATAAATGCGGGTAGACAGATTGAAGTTTCCAGGCAACTGTCACTGGCCCCCATCTCTGAGACAATATTCAGACAGCAATTTCCCCTGGTGCATTGCTTTAATTAAAAGAGCAATTTACCTCTGTCAGCCCGCCTGGCGCCCACAATAAAAAGAGGCCAATAGAAATTCGGCCCTTATCAATCCACCATCACAGTTTAATAAAGTTTCCGCGTTAAGATCTGAGTTTCTATGGTGAATTGAAGTGTTTGACATGGAAACCAGTTCAGATCCTCCTCACTTTTCCGCCTCTTTACCTCTCGGCAAACAACAAAGACCTATTTCATGTTGGAAAGAGAATATTTACCTTGAAAAAATACGCTTCAGTGGCCACGAGAAAACAAGAACATTTCATCCCTCCTAACCTCCTCTGTGTGGGTTTAAGGTTATATGGCTTCAATCTGGGGGTAATGAGGTCGTAACTTTAAAACCATGGCTCCTGATGCTCGTTGACGTTATCGTGTCCACTCATAATTTTAtacttcttctgttttttagaAGCAGTGGAGTGAAAAGCCCATGGGCTTTATGGCCCTGTGCTAGAGTCTGCGCATTCTTTCAGGCGTAAATAAGGCATTATACGggcaacactggctgatgatagAGCTTTATGCAACTAATAACACACATTACCTTTATTATGAAAATCCTCAGCTGGGGGACCTATTGTTTGAAAATTCAACAGTCTTTAAATAGTGTgtcaaaaatgcattaaaaatgtaccaaaatatataaaatgcgGGGGAGACTTAATGTCTTTAGATATGTTCAGTGTCCCTGGTTTGGTTCCAGCACATCTTGTAAAATATGGTTTATGTCATATTAAAGCCAATATAACCAAAGCAAAAAAGACCAACAAAcccattttattaaaaacaccaAATGCAAAGACCCTgacactttttcttcttctttttccttccccaacaacagcatcaatGCATCATAACCTCACAGTGCAGCATATGCCTGCTGTCTGTTAATAACATGGTCCTAAACACAAAAGCACTTTCACTTCTGTCACTTGGCACATTTGAGCCGTCTTCTTTGCCAGGCCTACCTCGAACAAAGATTTTAAAAGATACATTGCTTTAAAAAAGGCTGGGCttagcactgctgcctcacagcaacaaAGTCCTGGCTTCAAATTCACTCTTTGGCTTCCTCTCACATGCCTGTTAGAATAACTGGTGATTGAACATATCGCAGGTTGCCAGTTTATGGCCGGTATGGCAAATTTACAAAGCCCCGCCCACcatgaccctgaactggatatgGATAGATAAACTAGTTCCTTTAATTTACTGAAAATACACCTGGCCTTTGTAAAGATGACAAATTAGTTCATAACATATAATCAGTCCTCTgtgctgactgaactgaaagTGAATATCTGCTTATCATTAATCATCTTTATAATGAGTCACATGACTGAGGTCAGACACGCACAAATGCACACgtgtttattctttattttttaaaaagcaccagAGCATCAAGTGtacagctgtttatttttatatggTGAGTTATCACAGTCAAAGCAGACAGCTTGGAATAAAGTATCAACAAAATTGAATAGTAACATGATTTCAACcaacaccaaacacacacacacacacacacacacacacacacacacacacacacacacacacacacacacacacacacacacacacacaggaaaagctTTGTAACTGGCTGGTTCAGAGCTCATAATCATATATTTTACAGCATATTTTGTCCCCCTTCAGTTTGGAGATGTGCTGGTAGGTGTGTCTTTGGTGTTCAAGGCTTGCTTTAGCTGCCTGTGTAACAGATAAAATTCGCAGGCAACTTAAAACAAGCCTCGAAAGCCAGACTGAATCCGCTGGAGCAGTGAAAGGAAGAGAAATGGATACATAAACGTCCACCTGTGCTCAGTCTGAGGACAGAAATCCACTGGAGGAACATTcaaatttaaaagtaaaaataaaaaagaatttaaaaagtcATTGATCTGGGCTAGAGTCCGTAATTTATAATATAAAAAGCAAAGTTAGCGTCAGATGGTAGCCAGGTGGTGTAATTTCTCACTTTGTAAACCTAAAGAGTTAAAAGTGTCACTGTTAACAAACCCCACAATAACCACAGGACTCAGTTTGTTACTTAACAAGTTTAAATGTTCAACTCAAATGAAGTAACTTCATATTTTAAGCTGTAATTCTAAACAACAGACTAATCAACCCTGCAAACATTAAGAAAAGCTGTAACAATGAAGTTTTCTCTGTAAAGTCTCTGGCTTACCTTGCTGCTCTGAGCTGTGTAGCTGTAACTTTCTTGTCTACTCAAGTGTCACTCCTCTGTAATCCGCGCTGCAGCGGCTTTAATCAGTCTGCAGAGGAATGTATATTTGAGAAAGGTGTGTGCTGTGTGGTTACACATTTATATAAAGAtcctgttttttgggtgtgggACTGTGTAAGCTTTTGGGGGGGGTGTAACACGGAATCCTATGTCCTGGACCAACAGGAGTAGTGTAGGTGGAGGTAAACACACTCCAGGAACCCGGAGTGCGACTGTAAGATCaacatcacagtgacacatCAGAGTGAGCAAACAAATGCTAAGCTACTAGACTTT containing:
- the fev gene encoding protein FEV; this encodes MRQDCGGNLMFNMYLSDPTENLLKESKGTSWAPINTGVQKGSGQIQLWQFLLELLSDSTNMSCIAWEGTNGEFKLIDPDEVARRWGERKSKPNMNYDKLSRALRYYYDKNIMTKVHGKRYAYKFDFHGLAQVCQPSTTEQAIYKFQGNFSPIPFSGISKLNLVAPGVGPSGFSYWPGSTPAALYHSHNLQPPGPFGTVSPSHIGCVNNISSLSNINNHYN